A single Bacteroidales bacterium DNA region contains:
- the gap gene encoding type I glyceraldehyde-3-phosphate dehydrogenase has protein sequence MKKIRVGINGFGRIGKMVFRILQSHPEIEIVGINDPMPENTLIYLMKYDSIHGKFDKKITVKNNAIHINGNKIFHSQEIEPKNIPWKEWKADIVMDSSGHNKTRKLLEQHITAGAKKVILSCPSEKEVDKTIIIGVNEHTLTSSDKIISNASCTSNCAAPLIKILDDAFTIETVFMNTVHPYTNNQRLIDFPHKDLRRGRSAAANIIPTSSSAVKAILEVMPHLKNRFDGIATRVPISDGAITELVATLKNNVTVAKVNAAVKNQCKTSMKGIVSYCEDPIVSSDIIGNPHSCIFDSLSTKVINNNTIQVLSWYDNEFGYSNRIVDLILMISA, from the coding sequence ATGAAAAAAATAAGAGTTGGAATAAACGGTTTTGGACGAATAGGCAAGATGGTTTTTAGAATTTTGCAAAGTCATCCTGAAATTGAAATAGTTGGTATAAATGACCCAATGCCAGAAAACACGCTAATATATCTTATGAAATATGATAGCATACATGGGAAGTTTGACAAAAAAATAACTGTAAAAAATAATGCAATACATATTAACGGCAATAAAATCTTTCATTCTCAAGAAATTGAGCCAAAAAACATTCCCTGGAAAGAATGGAAAGCTGATATAGTAATGGATTCCAGCGGGCATAATAAAACTAGAAAATTATTAGAGCAGCATATTACTGCAGGTGCAAAAAAAGTAATTCTATCGTGCCCTTCAGAAAAAGAAGTTGACAAAACAATCATTATAGGAGTAAACGAGCATACTTTAACAAGCTCCGACAAAATAATTTCAAATGCTTCGTGCACTTCAAACTGTGCTGCACCATTGATAAAAATTCTTGATGATGCTTTCACTATTGAAACTGTTTTTATGAACACAGTTCACCCATACACAAACAATCAACGGCTCATTGATTTTCCGCACAAAGACTTACGTAGAGGGCGTTCGGCTGCTGCAAATATTATACCCACATCATCTTCGGCTGTTAAAGCAATATTAGAAGTTATGCCTCATTTGAAAAATCGCTTTGATGGCATTGCAACAAGAGTTCCAATATCAGATGGAGCAATTACAGAATTAGTAGCAACATTGAAAAATAATGTTACAGTGGCAAAAGTAAATGCTGCCGTAAAAAATCAATGCAAAACAAGCATGAAAGGCATTGTGTCGTACTGCGAAGACCCAATTGTTTCTAGTGATATTATTGGAAATCCGCATTCTTGCATTTTTGATTCATTGTCAACAAAAGTTATTAACAACAATACTATTCAAGTTTTATCATGGTACGACAACGAATTTGGATATTCTAACAGAATTGTGGATTTAATACTTATGATATCAGCATAA
- a CDS encoding glyceraldehyde-3-phosphate dehydrogenase, whose amino-acid sequence MELKIKNKKNLGINSLGRIGKLMLWHQLAEKNFDGIVINTGRDVGKKIDDVIQVLETDSTYGSLSSFLYGVKGKKVEIKTIDASKLLFEIDGMPVKILNTQRNPCNIPWKDENVSIVVDCSGQFTDPTLLADAGSGSLRGHFLGGAQKVIASAPFKIKDKSAQTPEDSIMLVYGVNHLEYNPTKHNLVSAASCTTTGLSHLIKPLLEDSETTKILTASMSTVHAATNSQSVLDSVPKTNASDLRKSRSVFNNIILSTTGAAKALEAILPEIQKFGFMADSVRIPTTTVSLITLNITFNSGIDEKGNPIISRNYINNIYKNAAAGSQKDLLIFSERQNVSSDLMGFKAAAVVEGCETHTRTGFINIPAPTFESYGMKDTKDISLPVTHAKIFGWYDNEYGSYVTMLSKLTSYIDSKL is encoded by the coding sequence ATGGAACTAAAAATTAAAAACAAAAAGAATCTTGGAATAAACAGCCTAGGTAGAATAGGTAAATTAATGCTGTGGCATCAACTTGCTGAAAAAAACTTTGATGGCATCGTAATTAACACAGGCCGCGATGTTGGTAAAAAAATTGACGATGTTATTCAAGTGCTTGAAACGGATTCTACATACGGTAGTTTAAGTTCTTTTCTATATGGTGTAAAAGGCAAAAAAGTTGAGATAAAAACTATAGATGCAAGCAAGCTACTGTTTGAAATAGACGGTATGCCTGTTAAAATTCTAAATACACAAAGAAACCCCTGTAATATTCCATGGAAAGACGAAAATGTGTCTATTGTAGTAGATTGTAGCGGTCAATTTACAGACCCAACTTTACTTGCAGATGCGGGAAGTGGTAGTTTGCGCGGACACTTTTTAGGCGGTGCACAAAAAGTAATTGCAAGTGCTCCTTTTAAAATTAAAGACAAATCTGCTCAAACGCCAGAAGACTCTATTATGCTAGTTTATGGAGTTAATCATTTGGAATATAACCCAACAAAACATAATCTTGTTTCGGCTGCAAGTTGCACAACCACAGGCTTGTCGCATTTAATAAAGCCACTACTTGAGGATTCTGAAACAACAAAAATCCTTACAGCTTCCATGTCAACTGTTCATGCGGCAACAAACTCTCAATCTGTTTTAGATTCTGTTCCAAAAACAAATGCAAGCGATTTAAGAAAAAGTAGATCTGTTTTTAACAATATTATTCTTTCAACCACAGGAGCTGCAAAAGCATTAGAAGCTATTTTGCCAGAAATTCAAAAATTTGGTTTTATGGCAGACTCTGTGCGAATTCCAACTACAACAGTTTCGCTTATAACATTGAATATTACTTTTAATTCTGGTATTGATGAAAAGGGAAATCCGATTATAAGTAGAAATTACATTAATAATATTTATAAAAATGCTGCTGCAGGAAGCCAAAAAGACCTTTTAATTTTTAGCGAAAGACAAAATGTTTCCTCAGATTTAATGGGATTTAAGGCAGCGGCTGTAGTTGAAGGTTGCGAAACACATACTAGGACAGGCTTTATAAATATTCCAGCTCCAACATTTGAAAGCTATGGAATGAAGGATACAAAAGATATTAGCCTGCCTGTAACTCATGCTAAAATTTTTGGATGGTACGATAATGAATATGGAAGCTATGTAACCATGCTTTCAAAATTGACTTCGTATATTGATTCGAAACTTTAG
- a CDS encoding TolC family protein has translation MKKFLFVCFIFFSVLVNGQNGWTLDSCISYAKKNNPSIKLQLLSAELAKISLMHNKMSFLPDVFAGASHSYNYGQTVDRYTNNFASDRVQSNNFYVGANVVLFNGFNLINSYKKGKLDAEIAVLDAKQTTDDISLSIATAYLQILYALEMKNNAQKQLELTLMQVEKNKKMFAVGAISEGNLLTIEAQAASEESQLVNAENQYDMANLTLAQMLDIEDVSSFRISEPEINELDTASFLLVDPKSVFEYAEKNHYGLIAEEYRVQAAEKSLNIARASRYPTLSLSGSIGTGYSGAARRLKDITPSGIDTVGFTSGSPSEFVMMPSFVYNYENTPFKDQINENVNKSIGLQLNIPIFSRFNTNTAIKQAKINLKMAEINYQQKRMNLQKTVQQAYFDASAAYKKYLAAKKQVLALQQAFKYTEHRFDLGLTTPLDYNDAKNKLSVANSDMLQSKYDFIFRTKILDYYRGKELKL, from the coding sequence ATGAAAAAATTTTTGTTTGTTTGCTTCATCTTTTTTTCTGTTTTAGTGAATGGACAAAATGGCTGGACGCTTGATTCCTGTATTAGTTACGCAAAAAAAAATAATCCTTCAATTAAGTTGCAATTGTTGAGTGCTGAATTGGCAAAAATCTCTTTAATGCACAATAAAATGTCATTCTTGCCTGATGTTTTTGCGGGTGCATCGCATTCTTACAACTATGGACAAACGGTAGATAGATATACAAACAACTTTGCATCAGACAGGGTGCAGTCAAATAACTTTTACGTAGGAGCAAATGTTGTTCTTTTTAATGGATTTAATTTGATAAATTCTTATAAAAAAGGAAAGTTAGATGCAGAAATAGCTGTGCTTGACGCAAAGCAGACTACAGATGACATTTCTCTATCTATTGCAACAGCTTATTTGCAGATTTTATATGCGCTGGAAATGAAGAATAACGCTCAAAAGCAATTGGAGCTAACATTGATGCAGGTTGAAAAAAATAAAAAAATGTTTGCAGTTGGTGCTATTTCAGAAGGAAATCTTTTAACAATCGAAGCTCAGGCTGCGTCTGAAGAAAGCCAGTTGGTAAATGCAGAAAATCAGTATGATATGGCAAACCTCACTTTAGCTCAAATGCTAGATATTGAAGATGTTTCCTCTTTCCGAATTTCTGAGCCTGAAATAAACGAATTAGATACTGCTTCTTTCTTGCTTGTTGACCCAAAATCTGTTTTTGAATATGCAGAAAAAAATCATTATGGCTTAATTGCTGAAGAATACAGGGTTCAAGCGGCAGAAAAAAGTTTAAATATCGCAAGAGCTTCTCGCTATCCCACTTTATCGCTTAGCGGCTCGATAGGAACAGGATATTCTGGGGCTGCAAGGAGATTAAAAGATATTACACCGAGCGGAATAGACACAGTGGGCTTTACTTCTGGCTCGCCATCGGAATTTGTGATGATGCCATCGTTTGTTTATAATTATGAAAACACGCCATTTAAAGACCAAATAAATGAAAATGTAAATAAATCTATCGGATTGCAGCTAAATATCCCAATTTTTAGTCGTTTTAACACAAACACCGCAATAAAACAGGCAAAAATAAATTTGAAAATGGCTGAAATAAATTATCAGCAAAAAAGAATGAACTTGCAAAAAACTGTGCAGCAAGCTTATTTTGACGCATCTGCGGCATATAAAAAATATTTGGCGGCAAAAAAGCAGGTGTTGGCGTTGCAACAAGCGTTCAAATATACCGAACATAGATTTGATTTGGGATTGACCACGCCTTTAGACTATAATGATGCGAAAAACAAGTTGTCTGTTGCTAATTCCGACATGTTGCAATCGAAATATGACTTTATTTTTCGCACAAAAATTTTAGATTATTACAGAGGAAAAGAATTAAAGTTATAA